Within the Planctomycetaceae bacterium genome, the region GGCATCACCGACGGCAGGCAGCCGGTCACATGCGGCATGAAGATGATTTCCGCGCCGTTCAGCGCGGTGATCCGGACGTTTTCCGGAAGGTTGTTGTCGTAGCAGATCAGAATTCCGCAGCGGCATCCCCTGAGTTCGAAGACGACGAATTCGCTGCCCGGTGTCAGATGCGGGTTCACAAACGGGTGCAGCTTGCTGAACCTCGCCACCAGGCGGCTGCCGTCGACGCAGACATACGTGTTGAAGATGTTGCCGTTTCGCAGTTCAAACAGTCCGGCCAGAAGCGGAACGCCGACGTCGCGCGAGATCTCCATCAGCCGCCGGACGCTCGGCCCATCCGGCACCGGTTCCGCCAGTTCGGCGAGTTGCTGCTTTGAGAACTGCTGCACGAACGTGTAGGCCGAAATGCAGCATTCGTGAAAGCTGACCACTTCCGCCCCCTCGGCGACGGCCTGCCGCGAAAGGTGTTCGATCCGTGACAGGTTGTAGGCCTTGTCGCCGTTGCGATGTTCGAACTGAGCGGCCGCAATGCGGATGTCTCTCATGGCACTTCCCGGTTGCTGATCTGAACCAGCGCTGCCTGTCGGTCGTCCTGGTCCGGCGGATTTCTGACGACGAAGAAGAATGGAATGGGTGCTGATCTCCGGTCGCGGGCGCCACGGCTGTTCCAGGTCACTGCGTCAGCCGAGCCAGGATTTCCTGCACGTCG harbors:
- a CDS encoding nitrilase family protein, whose amino-acid sequence is MRDIRIAAAQFEHRNGDKAYNLSRIEHLSRQAVAEGAEVVSFHECCISAYTFVQQFSKQQLAELAEPVPDGPSVRRLMEISRDVGVPLLAGLFELRNGNIFNTYVCVDGSRLVARFSKLHPFVNPHLTPGSEFVVFELRGCRCGILICYDNNLPENVRITALNGAEIIFMPHVTGCLPSVMPGRGVVDPELWHNRERDPVRLRKELNGPKGREWLMRWLPTRAYENGVYAIFTNPIGIDDDQVRNGHAMIIDPFGEIPAECHRLGDDVVVATCTAEKVAQSSGQRYLKARRPDLYGALVQPSAEPPSTEPGWKLKYKT